In the genome of Phlebotomus papatasi isolate M1 chromosome 2, Ppap_2.1, whole genome shotgun sequence, one region contains:
- the LOC129803516 gene encoding probable cytochrome P450 12b2, mitochondrial: MLLVKNLKRNQCKHFVTQIKKISTGFIEETNDYEEIWATAKSYKSLPGPSTTGLIKGFAKGGKYNSMRFSEIHEHLVKEYGPIYKVPGIFGRRDIVVIIDPKDFEIVFRTEGARPLRRGLECLAYYRKHYKKDLYATSLGLTNDQEEAWWNFRQKVNGVMLKPQVIRGYTTAIDEVSSDFVKRLHKLRDSNFETPPNLFFHLNTYALEAIAFITTNIRLGLLNENRDKSIDELMDNIKTFLHLLNELDIKPSMWKIYKTKKFKQLVRVLDKLHEDIEVFVDRGLKKLKEGKSNTKHICVLEKLYAIDKNVAIIMVFDSLLAGVDTTSAGAFSILYNLATNPEKQNTLRSELFKILPEKNSPLTAENLNNTPYLKACFKESLRIMPVVAANFRATGRNIVLKGYQIPKHTDVLMHNALTHMDEKYFPDAHSFLPERWLRSSEKYDNYNPFAYLPFGYGSRICIGRRFAELEIRTLVARLVRNYHLEWNYPPPKIESLTINMPQGDLRLSLKDFN; encoded by the exons ATGCTTCttgttaagaatttaaaaagaaatcaatgTAAACATTTTGTGACCcagattaaaaaa ATATCAACGGGTTTTATCGAAGAAACCAATGATTATGAAGAAATTTGGGCTACAGCTAAGTCATACAAAAGTCTACCAGGACCATCAACAACAGGTTTAATAAAAGGTTTCGCCAAAGGAGGGAAATATAATTCGATGCGATTTTCTGAAATTCATGAACATTTAGTCAAAGAATATGGGCCAATTTACAAAGTTCCTGGAATCTTTGGGAGAAGAGACATTGTGGTTATAATTGATCCAAAAGATTTTGAGATTGTCTTCCGAACTGAGGGTGCAAGGCCCCTACGGAGGGGTCTTGAGTGCCTGGCTTACTATCGAAAACACTACAAAAAGGATTTGTACGCTACCTCACTTGGTCTAACAAATGATCAGGAAGAAGCATGGTGGAATTTTAGGCAGAAAGTGAATGGTGTTATGCTAAAGCCCCAAGTTATAAGGGGCTATACCACAGCGATTGATGAAGTATCTTCGGATTTTGTTAAAAG GCTACATAAGTTGAGAGACTCAAATTTTGAAACACCACCTAATCTATTCTTTCACTTGAATACTTATGCATTGGAAGCAATAGCTTTCATTACGACAAACATAAGATTGGGACTTTTAAACGAGAACCGGGATAAAAGTATTGACGAACTAATGGATAACATAAAAACGTTTTTACACTTACTTAATGAACTTGATATTAAACCGTCTatgtggaaaatttataaaacaaaaaaattcaagcaACTCGTTCGAGTGCTAGATAAACTACACGa GGATATTGAAGTTTTCGTGGATAGAggtctgaaaaagttaaaagaaggaAAAAGTAATACAAAACATATTTGTGTTTTGGAAAAACTATACGCAATTGATAAAAACGTTGCAATAATCATGGTATTTGATTCTTTACTGGCCGGAGTTGATACT ACATCAGCAGGTGCATTTTCGATCCTTTACAACTTGGCGACAAATCCAGAAAAACAGAATACCTTAAGatctgaattatttaaaattcttccTGAAAAGAATTCACCTCTAACagcagaaaatttaaataatacacCATATCTAAAAGCTTGCTTCAAGGAATCATTGAGAATTATGCCAGTAGTTGCTGCTAATTTTCGAGCTACAGGGCGCAATATTGTTCTAAAAGGATACCAAATTCCAAAACAC ACTGATGTATTAATGCACAACGCCTTAACCCATATGGACGAGAAATATTTTCCAGATGCACATTCTTTCCTTCCTGAAAGATGGTTGAGATCATCCGAAAAATATGACAACTACAATCCATTTGCGTATCTTCCTTTTGGCTATGGAAGCAGAATTTGTATAGGACGACGGTTTGCTGAACTTGAAATTAGAACCCTTGTTGCGCGATTGGTTAGAAATTATCATCTTGAGTGGAACTACCCTCCTCCAAAAATTGAGTCACTGACCATTAATATGCCTCAAGGGGATTTAAGACTTTCCCTAAAAGACTTCAATTAA